ACGACACCATCGGCGAGTACGTCGACGGCGTGCCCAACGGTGACGAGATCACCCTGCGCCAGCTGGCCGGGATGCGCAGCGGGCTCTTCAACTACTCCGAGGACCCGGACTTCTTCAAGGCGCTGACGTCCGATCCCGAGCGGCCGTTCACCCCGCAACAGCTGCTCGACTACGCCTTCGAGCACCCGGTGCTGTTCCAGCCGGGCGAGGAGTTCTCCTACTCCAACACCAACCTGATCCTGCTCGGACTGGTCGTCGAACAGGTCGGGGGCCGGCCGCTGCAGGACTACATCCGGGACAACGTGCTGCGGCCGGCCGGCATGGACCGCACGGTCTTCCCGACCGACGCGGCGTTCCCGCGCCCGCACGCCCAGGGCTACACGAACCAGACCGCGGACGGGAAGGTCGCCGACAGCACCGACTGGAACCCCTCCTGGGGCTGGGCGGCCGGCGCGATGATCTCCACGCTGGAGGACCTGCGCGTCTGGGCGCCGACCGTCGCCACCGGCGTCCTGCCCGACGGCGAGACCCTGATCAGCCCCGACACGCAGAAGCAGCGGCTCGACACCCCGCCCACCTCGATCCCGGGCACCGGGTACGGACTGGGCGTCTTCGACGTCCAGGGCTGGATCGGGCACAACGGCTCCCTGCCGGGCTACGAGTCCCTGACCATCTACCTGCCGTCGGCCCGGGCCACCCTGGTGGTGCTGCTGAACACGGACATCGGCAAGGACAACGAGGAGCCCAGCACGCTCCTGGGCGACGCGATCACGAGGATCGTCAGCCCGCGGAACGTGTTCGACCTGCCGGCGCAGCCCGCCGCTCGATGACCGCTCGGCGCGGCCGTCTCAGCCGACGACGCGCCCGTTCAGCACCACCGCCCGCGGCGCCGCGAGTGCCCGTACGTCCGCCCGTGGGTCGTTCCCGTACACCACCAGGTCGGCCGGTGCGCCCTCGTCGAGGCCGGGGCGCCCCAGCCACGTGCGGGCCGCCCAGGTCGCCGCCGACAGGGCCTCGAGCGGCGGGATGCCGGCGGTGACCAGTTCCGCCACCTCGGCCGCCGCCAGACCGTGCGCCAGCGAGCCGCCCGCGTCCGTGCCGACGTACACCGCGATCCCCGCGTCGTGGGCGTTGCGGACGGTGTCGTAGCGGCGTTCGTGGAGCCGGCGCATATGGGCCGACCAGCGGGGGAACCTGGCCTCGCCGCCGGCGGCCAGCTGCGGGAAGGTGGCGATGTTCACCAGGGTCGGGACGATCGCGACGCCGCGCGCGGCGAAGAGGGGGATCAGGTCGTCCGTGAGGCCGGTGGCGTGCTCGACGCAGTCGATGCCCGCCTCGACCAGGTCCCTCAGGGAGTCCTCGGCGAAGCAGTGCGCGGTCACGCGGGCGCCCAGGCGGTGGGCCTCGGCGATCGCCGCCTCGACCGCGTCCCTGGGCCAGCAGGCCGACAGATCGCCGAGGTCCCGGTCGATCCAGTCGCCGACCAGCTTGACCCAGCCGTCGCCGCGGCGGGCCTCCCGGGCGACGTGGGCGACCAGCTCCTCCGGCTCGATCTCGTGGGCGTAGTTGCGGATGTAGCGGCGGGTGCGGGCGATGTGGCGTCCGGCACGGATGATCTTCGGCAGGTCCTCGCGGTCGTCGACCCAGCGGGTGTCCGAGGGCGAGCCCGCGTCGCGGATCAGCAGGGTGCCGGCGTCGCGGTCGGTGAGGGCCTGTTTCTCCGCGACGTCCCGTGGGACCGCGCCGTGCGCGTCGAGGCCCACGTGGCAGTGCGCGTCGACCAGGCCGGGGAGGGCCCAGCCGTGGAGGGTCTGCACGTCGTGGGCGCCCACGGGGCGGTCGTGGGAGATCCGTCCGTCGATCAGCCACAGTTCGTCGCGGACGTCCTCGGGGCCCACGAGGACGCGGCCCTTCACGTGCAGCACTTCGCTCATGTACCGCACCCTAACGCCGCCCGCCGGACCGGTTTCCGGGTACGGGGCGTACGAGGCCGCCCGCGCCCACGTCGCGTGAGCCGCACCGTGTCACGGCCCCGCGCCGCTCAACCGGCGTTGTTCTCCTCCACGTCCGCCATGGCCGGATCGAGGAGCCGGGACAGGAAGTGGCGCGTGCGCTCGTGCCGCGGGTTGGCGATCACCTGCTCGGGCGTGCCGTCCTCGACGATCACGCCCCCGTCCATGAAGACGACGCGGTCGGCCACCTCGCGCGCGAACGTCATCTCGTGGGTGACGACCATCATCGTCATGCCCTCCTGGGCGAGCATGCGCATGACGGCCAGGACGTCCCCGACCAGCTCCGGGTCGAGGGCGGAGGTCGGCTCGTCGAACAGCATGACCTCCGGGCCCATCGCCAGGGCGCGGGCGATGGCGACGCGCTGCTGCTGACCGCCGGAGAGTGACGAGGGGTACGCGTTCGCCTTCTCGGCGAGGCCCACCCGCCGCAGGTTCTCCGCGGCCACCTGCGCGGCCCGCGCCTTGTCCCGCCGCAGCACGCGGCGCTGCGGCAGCGTGAGGTTCTCGGTCACCGTGAGGTGCGGGAAGAGGTTGAAATGCTGGAAGACCATGCCGATGCGGCGGCGTACGGCGTCGATGTCGACGTCGGGGTCGGTGACCTCGGTGCCGCCGACGAGGACCTGCCCCTTGGTCGGCTCCTCCAGCAGGTTCACGCAGCGCAGCAGCGTCGACTTGCCGGAGCCGGAGGGGCCGATGACGCAGACGACCTCGCCCTGGCCGATCTCCAGGTCGATGCCGCGCAGGACGTGGTTGTCGCCGAAGGACTTGTGCAGGTCGCGGATCTGGATCTCGGGTCGGCTCATTTCACGGCCTCCTGGGCCTTCGCCTCCATGCGGCGTACGACGAAGCCGAGCGGGACCGTCACCAGCAGGTAGCACAGGCCGGCGACCAGGATCGGCGTGGAGTTGGCGGTCTGGCTGGCCAGGTCACGGCCGAACTTGGACAGCTCCCGCTCCGCCAGGGTGACACCGAGGAAGAGCACCAGCGAGGAGTCCTTGAACAGCAGGACGAGTTCGTTGGTGAGCGGCGGCAGGATGATCCGGAAGGCCTGCGGGAGGATGATCGAGACCATCGCGCGGGCCGGTGAGAAGCCCAGCGAACGGGCGGCCTCCATCTGCCCCTTGGGCACCGCCTGGATGCCCGCGCGGAACGTCTCCGCCATGTACGCCGCCGCCACGAGGCCGAGCGCGAGGGCGACCTTGCCGTAGGTGCCGCCGGGGATCTCCACGCCCGGGAAGGCGAGCGGCACGGCCACGCCGATGAAGATGAAGATCAGCAGGGCGGGCAGGCCGCGGAAGATCTCGATGTAGACGCCCGCGACCCAGCGGTAGGGGCCGACGGACGACAGCCGCATCAGCGCGAGGACCATGCCGAGCACCAGGCCGACGGCGAAGCCGGAGACGGTGTAGAGCACCGTGTTCTTCAGCGCCAGCGTGATGACGTCGGGGAACATCTGCCGGGCGATGTCGCCCTGGGCGAACTGGTTGGCCAGCCGGTCCCAGTCGGCGCCGACCGCGAGTGCGATCAGGGCGCCGACGAAGACGACGTACTGGGCCCCCCGGGACAGGCTGCGCTTCTGGCGCCGCGTCAGCCCCTTCTTCCGGGGCTGGACCCCGGCCTTGGAGGCGTCGGTCATGAGGCGGTGGGCGACGGGGAGGCGGCGGACTCCTCGTACGGGCCGATCCACTGCTCGTACAGCTTCTTGTAGGTGCCGTCGGCCTTGGCGTCGGCGAGCGCCTTGTTGACGGCCGCGAGGAGCTCGCTGTTGCCCTTCTTCACCGTGATGCCGTACTGCTCACCGGTGTTGACCTGCTCGGCGACCTGGAACGCGGCCGCGTTGGCCTTGTCCTTCAGCCAGCCCTGCACGACCGGGTAGTCGATGACGACGGCCTCGACCTGGCCGGTGCGCAGGCCGTTGAGCACGGCGTCGGAGGACTCGAAGGAGACCGGGTCGAGGCCCTGGCTCTTGGCGTAGTCCTCGCCGGTGGTCTGCGCCTGGGCGCCGACCTTCTTGCCCTTGAGGCCGTCGAACGACGTGATGCCGCTGTTCTTGTCGACCAGCACGGCCTGGGTGGCCTCGAAGTACGGGTCGGAGAAGTCGACGTTCTTCTTGCGCTCCTCGGTGATGGTCATGCCGGCGGCGGCCAGGTCGCACTCGCCGGAGTTGAGGAACGCGCCGGTCTTGAAGTTCTCGAACGGCGTGTCGAGGATCTGCTGTTTGACCCCGAGGTCCTCGGCGACCAGGTCGACGAGGGCGACGTCGAAGCCCTGCACCTTGCCGTCGATCTCCGACTGGAAGGGCGGGTAGGGCAGGTGGGTGCAGGTGGTGAGCTGACCGGCCTTGACGAGTTCGACCCCGCCGGCGGCGGTCTTCGCAGCGCTGCCGCCGTCGCCGTCCGACGAGCAGCCGGCGACCAGCACCAGCCCGGCCGTCGCGGTGGTGGCGGCCAGTATGCGGGCCCGGCGCCCGAGGACCGTGTTCACGGGGAACCTCCTGTGAGGGAACTTTGGGATCCGATTATAAGGAGACCTTTGGGGTGCTCAAAACAAACCCATGGCCATGGAGGGGGTGCGGCCTGAGAAGTCGCCGGTGATCGTGGGCGACCGCGCGGAGTTAGGCTCGACGGCGTCGATCCCGTGACCGAAGAGAGCACCGCCGTGACCCACCCCTTCCTGGACCTGCCCCCGCTGAGCGCCGCGCACTTCGCCTCGATCGAGGACCGGGTGGCCCGGCTGCTGGACACCCGGCAGGACGTCGTGATCATGCAGGGCGAGGCGCTGCTGCCACTGGAGGGCGCGATCCGCGCCACGGCGGGTCCGGGAACGGTGGCGCTGAACGTGATCACGGGTCCGTACGGGCAGACCTTCGGCGACTGGCTGCGGGACTGCGGGGCCACGGTGCACGACCTCGCGGTGCCGTTCCACACCGCGGTCACGGCGGCGCAGATCCGGCAGGCCTTCGCCGAGCACCCGGGGATCGACTTCGTGTCGCTGGTGCACGCGGAGGCGGCGACCGGCAACACCAACCCGGTCGCGGAGATCGGTGCGGCGGTACGGGAGCAGGGTGCGCTGTTCTACCTCGACGCCGTCGCCTCCGTGGGCGCCGAGCCGGTGCTGCCCGACGCGTGGGGCGTGGACCTGTGCGTGATCGGGGCGCAGAAGGCGATGGGCGGGCCCGCCGGGGTGTCGGCGGTGTCGGTGAGCGAGCGGGCGTGGGCCCGGATGGCGGCGAACCCGCGGGCGCCGCGCCGCTCGTACCTGTCGCTGCTGGACTGGAAGGAGCGCTGGGTCGACGCCGGCCGCAAGGCGCTGCTGCACGCGCCCGCCCAGTTGGAGATGCTGGCCCTCGAGGCGTGCGTCGAGCGCATCGAGGCGGAGGGGCTGCGGACGGTGATGTCCCGCCACGCGTCCGCGGCGGCGGCGACCCGCGCGGGGGCGCTCGCGCTGGGCGGGGGCCTGGAGCCGTACGTCCACGAGGCCTCGGAGGCGGCGCCGGTGGCGACGACCCTGCGGGCCCCGGCCGGCGTCGTGGCCTCCGAGCTGGTCGCCCGTGCCCTGGCCACCGATCCCGCGCTGCCGCTGGCCGCGGGCGGTGGGGCGTTGGCCGGGGAGATGATCCGCGTCAACCACTACGGCCCTGACGCGACGCCGGGCGCGGTCCAGGCGAGCCTGGCGGCGCTGGGGGCGGCCCTGTCGGAGAAGGGGCTGACGGTGGACCTGGAAGCGGGACGCGGGGCGGCGGAGCGGGCCTGGCGCTGAGGGCTTCGCGGGGGGCGGGGGGGGCTCTGCAGGGTGCGGGTCGTTCTGCGGGTGCGGGTCGTCGGTGGTCGGTCGCACAGTTCCCCGCGCCCCCGAGGACACGGGCGCGGGCCGCTTTTCGGGTGCGGGTCGTCGGTGGCCGGTCGCGCAGTTCCCCGCGCCCCCGAGGACACGGGCGCGGCCGCTTTTCGGGTGCCGGCCGTCCGTGGTCTGTCGCGCAGTTCCCCGCGCCCCGAGGACACGGGCGCGGCCGCTTTTCGGGTGCCGGCCGTCCGTGGTCTGTCGCGCAGTTCCCCGCGCCCCCGAGGACACGGGCGCGGACCGCATTTCGGGTGCCGGCCGTCCGTGGCCGGTCGCACAGTTCCCCGCGCCCCCGAGGACACGGGCGCGGACCGCATTTCGGGTGCCGGCCGTCCGAGGCCGGTCGCACAGTTCCCCGCGCCCCCGAGGACACGGGCGCGGGCCGTCCGTTGTCGGGCGTGCCGTTTCCCGCGTTCCTGAGGGGGGCGGGCGGTGTTGTCGGTGGGCGCTGGCATGCTCGGCGTATGACTTCGCATCCTTCCGACAGTCGTCCGGTGCTTCCCGACGGGCGTGAAGTGCCGTACATGACCGGCGACGAGCGGGCCATGCTGGAGAGCTGGCTCGACTTCCACCGCTCCACGCTGGAGTTGAAGTGCCGCGGGCTGGACGACGTCCAGGTGCGCCTCGCCTCGGCCGAACCGTCGTCGCTCACCCTGCTCGGGCTCGTGCAGCACCTTGCGGAGGTCGAGCGGAACTGGTTCCAGCGGGTGTTCGCCGGCCTCGACGTGCCGCCGGTGCACGAGGACGAGACCGGCTACGCCCTGCACCCGGACCGCGGCCTGGACGAGGCGCTCACGATCTGGCACCGGGAGATCGCGCGTGGCCGGGAGATCTGCGCCGGGCGGTCGCTGGACGACACCGGACGCCTCGTCGACGGCCCGGTGGCCGGCATGGAGGTGAGTCTGCGCTGGGTGCTCATCCATCTGATCGAGGAGTACGCCCGGCACAACGGTCACGCCGACATCCTCCGCGAGCGTATCGACGGTGTGACCGGAACCTGAATTCCACGCGATAAGCGGGCATTCTCCGGCCCCCAATTTCCATAACGTTATCCGATGCGGCTATCCCGTCTTCTTCTGCCCGGTTTTCTTCGCCCTAAACGCAAAGGTTTCGCGAACGCCGAGTGGTGCGTTCCGGGTGGATCTCGTGAGGGTTACACGGCTGTGACGCGTTACACATCACGGCCGTTTCGCCTCCTTTGACCTGCAGGAAACGGTGCATATCACCCAACTCTCACGCGAACGCCCGCGCCCGCGCGATAACACACGGCGCGGCCCCACAGAAGACCTCGCGGCCATGCATTTTCAATTCGCGATCGGTAAATTGAATTCGCATGACTGCCGCTCAAGCAGACCTGCGCATAGACCGCCCGAAGGTGGCCGACGGAGCCGCTTTCTGGCGGATCGCCAAGGAATCGGGAACTCTCGACCTCAACTCCGCGTACAGCTATCTGCTCTGGTGCCGTGACTTCGCCGGCACGTCGGCCGTTGCACGGACGGCCGACGGCGAGGCCGTCGGGTTCGTCACCGGGTTTCTGCGGCCGGACCGCCCGGGGACCCTGCTCGTCTGGCAGGTGGCCGTCGACCCCGCGCACCGCGGACGCGGGCTGGCGGCACGCATGCTCGACGGGCTGACGGCCCGGCTCGCCGCCGAGCACGGACTGACCTCCGTCGAGACCACGATCACACCGGGCAACACCGCCTCCGAGCGGCTGTTCACCTCGTACGCCGCCCGCCACGGGGCCCGCGTCGAGCGAGAGGTGCTGTTCGGCACGGACCTGTTCCCGGACGGCCCCCACGACCCCGAGGTCCTCTACCGCATCGGCCCGCTGACCCACCCGCCCCGGACGACGGACTGACGCACACGGACTCCGGGTCCTCCAACGGGCCCCGGGCCCGCCACGCCTCCGCCCTGCTCTCGCCACGCCCCACATTGATCAGTCGCACAGAGGAGCGAATCCCCGTGACCATCACCCAGCCCGACCTCAGCGTCTTCGAAACCCTGGAGTCCGAGGTGCGCAGCTACTGCCGCGGCTGGCCCACCGTCTTCGACCGTGCGCGCGGCAGCCGGATGTACGACGAGGACGGCCACGAGTACCTCGACTTCTTCGCCGGCGCCGGCTCGCTCAACTACGGACACAACAACCCCGTGCTGAAACGGGCCCTGCTCGACTATCTGGAGCGGGACGGCGTCACCCACGGTCTCGACATGTCGACCACCGCCAAACGCGCCTTCCTGCAGACCTTCCAGGACCTGGTGCTGCGGCCGCGCGACCTGCCGTACAAGGTCATGTTCCCGGGACCGACGGGCACCAACGCCGTGGAGTCCGCGCTGAAGCTGGCGCGGAAGGTGAAGGGACGGGAGGCGATCGTGTCGTTCACCAACGCCTTCCACGGCATGTCCCTGGGGTCCCTCGCCGTGACCGGCAACGCCTTCAAGCGAGCCGGTGCCGGTATCCCGCTGGTGCACGGCACGCCGATGCCGTTCGACAACTACTTCGACGGCAAGGTCCCGGACTTCCTGTGGTTCGAGCGCCTGCTGGAAGACCAGGGTTCCGGCCTGAACAAGCCCGCCGCCGTGATCGTCGAGACGGTGCAGGGCGAGGGCGGCATCAACGTGGCCCGCCCCGAGTGGCTGCGCGCGCTGGCCGATCTGTGCGAGCGCCAGGACATGCTGCTGATCGTCGACGACATCCAGATGGGCTGCGGCCGTACCGGCGCCTTCTTCTCGTTCGAGGAGGCCGGTGTCGTCCCCGACATCGTGACGGTGTCGAAGTCCATCAGCGGGTACGGGCTGCCCATGTCGCTGTGCCTGTTCAAGCCCGAGCTGGACGTGTGGGAGCCGGGCGAGCACAACGGCACGTTCCGGGGCAACAACCCGGCGTTCGTCACCGCGACGGCCGCGCTGGAGACGTACTGGACGGACGGCTCGGCGATGGAGAAGCAGACCCGCAGCCGCGGTGAGCAGGTCGAGCAGGCACTGATCGCCATCACCGAGGAGAACCTGGCCGACGTGAAGGAGTACCGGGGCCGCGGCCTGGTCTGGGGCATGGAGTTCCACGACAAGGCGCGGGCCGAGCGGGTCGCCCGACGCGCCTTCGAACTGGGCCTGCTCATCGAGACGTCCGGCCCGGAGAGCGAGGTCGTCAAGCTGCTGCCCGCGCTGACCATCACCCCCGAGGAGCTGGACGAGGGCCTACGCGTCCTCGCCCGCGCGGTCCGGGAGACCTCCCCGCTCGTGACCGTCTGAGAGTCGTCACCTCACCACCCCACCCCGGCACCAGGACCCCGATACCCAGGAGGCATCGCACCACCGTGATCGTCCGTTCGTTCAAGGAACTCGAAGGCACCGACCGGCACGTGAAGGCCGCGTCCGGCACCTGGGAGAGCAAGCGCATCGTCCTCGCCAAGGAGAAGGTCGGCTTCTCCCTGCACGAGACCGTCCTCTA
This region of Streptomyces chromofuscus genomic DNA includes:
- a CDS encoding serine hydrolase domain-containing protein, with protein sequence MRRSCRRLRRGAVTAAAVGALVVPLAGGPALGAPDSAPAVAGQPSPSPSPSDGFRALTPEVKQQVDRAVQQVMRDADIPGVTVGIWTPDKGSHVRSFGVADKETGRPMSPNLYMRIGSETKTFTVTALLKLVDEGKVGLDDTIGEYVDGVPNGDEITLRQLAGMRSGLFNYSEDPDFFKALTSDPERPFTPQQLLDYAFEHPVLFQPGEEFSYSNTNLILLGLVVEQVGGRPLQDYIRDNVLRPAGMDRTVFPTDAAFPRPHAQGYTNQTADGKVADSTDWNPSWGWAAGAMISTLEDLRVWAPTVATGVLPDGETLISPDTQKQRLDTPPTSIPGTGYGLGVFDVQGWIGHNGSLPGYESLTIYLPSARATLVVLLNTDIGKDNEEPSTLLGDAITRIVSPRNVFDLPAQPAAR
- a CDS encoding amidohydrolase family protein, yielding MSEVLHVKGRVLVGPEDVRDELWLIDGRISHDRPVGAHDVQTLHGWALPGLVDAHCHVGLDAHGAVPRDVAEKQALTDRDAGTLLIRDAGSPSDTRWVDDREDLPKIIRAGRHIARTRRYIRNYAHEIEPEELVAHVAREARRGDGWVKLVGDWIDRDLGDLSACWPRDAVEAAIAEAHRLGARVTAHCFAEDSLRDLVEAGIDCVEHATGLTDDLIPLFAARGVAIVPTLVNIATFPQLAAGGEARFPRWSAHMRRLHERRYDTVRNAHDAGIAVYVGTDAGGSLAHGLAAAEVAELVTAGIPPLEALSAATWAARTWLGRPGLDEGAPADLVVYGNDPRADVRALAAPRAVVLNGRVVG
- a CDS encoding amino acid ABC transporter ATP-binding protein, with the protein product MSRPEIQIRDLHKSFGDNHVLRGIDLEIGQGEVVCVIGPSGSGKSTLLRCVNLLEEPTKGQVLVGGTEVTDPDVDIDAVRRRIGMVFQHFNLFPHLTVTENLTLPQRRVLRRDKARAAQVAAENLRRVGLAEKANAYPSSLSGGQQQRVAIARALAMGPEVMLFDEPTSALDPELVGDVLAVMRMLAQEGMTMMVVTHEMTFAREVADRVVFMDGGVIVEDGTPEQVIANPRHERTRHFLSRLLDPAMADVEENNAG
- a CDS encoding amino acid ABC transporter permease translates to MTDASKAGVQPRKKGLTRRQKRSLSRGAQYVVFVGALIALAVGADWDRLANQFAQGDIARQMFPDVITLALKNTVLYTVSGFAVGLVLGMVLALMRLSSVGPYRWVAGVYIEIFRGLPALLIFIFIGVAVPLAFPGVEIPGGTYGKVALALGLVAAAYMAETFRAGIQAVPKGQMEAARSLGFSPARAMVSIILPQAFRIILPPLTNELVLLFKDSSLVLFLGVTLAERELSKFGRDLASQTANSTPILVAGLCYLLVTVPLGFVVRRMEAKAQEAVK
- a CDS encoding transporter substrate-binding domain-containing protein — protein: MNTVLGRRARILAATTATAGLVLVAGCSSDGDGGSAAKTAAGGVELVKAGQLTTCTHLPYPPFQSEIDGKVQGFDVALVDLVAEDLGVKQQILDTPFENFKTGAFLNSGECDLAAAGMTITEERKKNVDFSDPYFEATQAVLVDKNSGITSFDGLKGKKVGAQAQTTGEDYAKSQGLDPVSFESSDAVLNGLRTGQVEAVVIDYPVVQGWLKDKANAAAFQVAEQVNTGEQYGITVKKGNSELLAAVNKALADAKADGTYKKLYEQWIGPYEESAASPSPTAS
- a CDS encoding pyridoxal-phosphate-dependent aminotransferase family protein, yielding MTHPFLDLPPLSAAHFASIEDRVARLLDTRQDVVIMQGEALLPLEGAIRATAGPGTVALNVITGPYGQTFGDWLRDCGATVHDLAVPFHTAVTAAQIRQAFAEHPGIDFVSLVHAEAATGNTNPVAEIGAAVREQGALFYLDAVASVGAEPVLPDAWGVDLCVIGAQKAMGGPAGVSAVSVSERAWARMAANPRAPRRSYLSLLDWKERWVDAGRKALLHAPAQLEMLALEACVERIEAEGLRTVMSRHASAAAATRAGALALGGGLEPYVHEASEAAPVATTLRAPAGVVASELVARALATDPALPLAAGGGALAGEMIRVNHYGPDATPGAVQASLAALGAALSEKGLTVDLEAGRGAAERAWR
- a CDS encoding DinB family protein yields the protein MTSHPSDSRPVLPDGREVPYMTGDERAMLESWLDFHRSTLELKCRGLDDVQVRLASAEPSSLTLLGLVQHLAEVERNWFQRVFAGLDVPPVHEDETGYALHPDRGLDEALTIWHREIARGREICAGRSLDDTGRLVDGPVAGMEVSLRWVLIHLIEEYARHNGHADILRERIDGVTGT
- the ectA gene encoding diaminobutyrate acetyltransferase; protein product: MTAAQADLRIDRPKVADGAAFWRIAKESGTLDLNSAYSYLLWCRDFAGTSAVARTADGEAVGFVTGFLRPDRPGTLLVWQVAVDPAHRGRGLAARMLDGLTARLAAEHGLTSVETTITPGNTASERLFTSYAARHGARVEREVLFGTDLFPDGPHDPEVLYRIGPLTHPPRTTD
- the ectB gene encoding diaminobutyrate--2-oxoglutarate transaminase, which produces MTITQPDLSVFETLESEVRSYCRGWPTVFDRARGSRMYDEDGHEYLDFFAGAGSLNYGHNNPVLKRALLDYLERDGVTHGLDMSTTAKRAFLQTFQDLVLRPRDLPYKVMFPGPTGTNAVESALKLARKVKGREAIVSFTNAFHGMSLGSLAVTGNAFKRAGAGIPLVHGTPMPFDNYFDGKVPDFLWFERLLEDQGSGLNKPAAVIVETVQGEGGINVARPEWLRALADLCERQDMLLIVDDIQMGCGRTGAFFSFEEAGVVPDIVTVSKSISGYGLPMSLCLFKPELDVWEPGEHNGTFRGNNPAFVTATAALETYWTDGSAMEKQTRSRGEQVEQALIAITEENLADVKEYRGRGLVWGMEFHDKARAERVARRAFELGLLIETSGPESEVVKLLPALTITPEELDEGLRVLARAVRETSPLVTV